The window TCTGCTTCGTGAAGCACTATCAGGGGATCCTGACCTGTCTGGATCTTCGCCATGGGACGCCCCTTCTGGGACCGTCACGGATTCCCGGCATACGAAACCTCTACGCGTCTCCGATCGTCGCCGCCGGCCGACTCTACGTGGTCAGCCTTGAGGGCGTCACCAGCGTCGTCTCTGCCGATGGCGACGCGCTCGAGAGCGTATCGGTGAATCGCCTCGACGACAGTTTCGCTGCCTCGCCGGTCGCCGTCGGGCGGACCCTCTACTTGCGTGGGGAGCGATCGCTGTACGCCATCCGAGACGGCAAAGCTGGTACGACGATTGCAACTGAGTGATGCGCGTGGCTAACGGAGTGCATCATGAGGCGAATAATTGCTCTACCGATAGCAGCAATCCTGATCTTCGGGACGCTGACTCCAGGGTTTTCCCAGCGTCGCGGAAGGATCGACGTGCACCCAAAACTGGACACGACGTCCTTCATCGAGGACGGACGTAGGCTCAGTCTGATCGTCGGCACCCGCGCGGCGATCCAACGTCTCGACCGGGACTTCATCCCCCTCGAGATCGCCGTCGTTAATCGTGGATTCGCCGGCCTGACGCTGACACCGGAGTCATTTGCCCTTGTCGACGCCGATGGCCGACGCTATCCGGCCGTCTCGGGTGGCACCCTGAAAAAGGCATACGGAAACATCGATGTCGATCGTCGATTGTCCGTACTGTCATCGATCCTCAGGGCCCGTCATGCGTTCTATACGCCGGTCGACGGTCCCCTGACCGCTAGTTTTGACCGGCCATTCGTCCGTGACATCAAGCTGCACCGATTCAGCTTTGCCACGGAGATCGTCTATTTTCCCAGACCGACCGGCGACGTCGCCGGGCAGCAGCTGCGGCTGATCATGAAGACTCGAGAATTGGACGAGCCTGTCGTTGTCTCATTCCTGATCGCATCAAGAAAGTCCTAGCGCTTCCCCGAGGCGCTGGATAGGCCACTATCGCGGGGTCGGGTCCCTCCTCCCGACCCCGCGTCTGTTTTTAGTATGCTCCCCACGAGGGAGTGAATACCCACGCGATGAAATCGGCCGCGAAGGAAACCCGAACGTTCAGGTTCGCTCGTAGGTTCGTCCGCCTGCTGCTTCAGATGTTCTTTCGCGAAGTCGAGGTTGTGGGACTCGAGAATGTACCGTCGGACCGCGGTGGCTTGTTTGTCTCGTGGCATCCGAACGCCCTTGTCGACCCGGCACTGATTCTGGCGTCGACGCCCAGGAACGTCGCGTTCGGCGCCCGACACGGCTTGTTCAGCGTTCCGATTCTTGGATCGTTGATGCGCGCTATCGGCTCTGTCCCGATCTATCGAGCCCACGATCGAGACTCCGGTGAGACGGACGAAAGACGTCAACGGAACCGGAACAGTCTGGATCAGCTTGCAGGCAGAATCGCCGGCGGCGCCTGGTCGGTCCTGTTCCCGGAGGGTGAGAGTCACGACCTGCCACATCCCAAGGTCTTGAAATCCGGAGCGGCCCGTCTCTATTACCGGGCCCGGACCATCGGAGGGGAGGGGAGTCCGACTCCTGCGATCGTCCCGGTGGGACTGCACTACGATCGCAAACTCTTCTTTCGTTCGCGTGCGCTCGTCTGGTTTCATCCTCCATTGACTGTTCCTGCCTGTCTTGACCTGACGCCCCCCGCCGACGAAGACGACACGAGCGCGCTGGCCCGTGCCGGGCAGCTTACGGAGCAGATCGAGGCGTCGTTGAGTGAAGCGGTTCACGCCACCGAGGACTGGACGATTCATCGGCTCCTCCATCGTGGGCGTCGGGTGGTCCAGACGGAGAGCGCGGCGCGTGAAGGGCGGAAGACGGGGAGACCGACCGTCCGTGAATCCACGGAAGCGTTCGCGACGATTCGACGCGCCTATTACCTGGGTAAGTCGGCGATGCCGGACCGTGTACGTCGGATGCGATCCCGGATGCGTAGCTACGACGCGCAGCTGCGAATCCTGGGCATCCGCGATCGAGACCTGGACGGCCGACCCTCACTGGGCTCCCCGTGGTTGCCGATTCTTCTCCTGTTGCAGGCGGTCTTCGTCTTTCTGCTGCTTCCACCGGTGTTGCTCGTGGGCTACGTGGTGAACCTACCCGCTGCGTTCTTCGTCTCCGTCCTGGCACGCCAGGGCGCCAGCAAGCCCAAAGACATCGCCTCCCTCAAGATATTGATCGGGTCTCTGGTGTTCCCGGTCTCGTGGGTCGGAGCCGGAGTCACTGCAGCACTCATCGAGAGTCGTTTGCGCGAGGCATTTCCGTCCCTGCCCGCTCACCCCATCCTGATCGGCGTGCTGATCACCAGCTTTGCGATTCTCGGTGGGTTGATGTCGTTGCGCTACCTGAGGCTCAGTCGAGAGACGATCGGGTCCCTCAGGATCCGACTCACGAGGCTACGTCAGAGAAAGACAATTCAGCGTCTTCGAACTGAGCGCTCGTCACTCTACGACGAGTTGCTCGCCATCGCGTCCGCTCTGGATGCGGAACGGGTGAGTTAAACGGGTGGAACGTCGCTCGCCACGTCGCGCAATCGCGTCCTGGGTCTGGTTGGTGCTCCTGATTGCGCCGCTCGTTTTTCTTCATTTCACGCCGATGGGTCGCGCAACGACCATCGGACTCGAGCTTCGCAATCTGGGTCATATCCCGTTGTTTGCGTGCGTCACCCTGGCACTCCTTCAACTACTGTCCAGGCCGGATCGATCGATCCGCGCCCGTTACGCGTGGGCGATTGGGATCTCGATCTTCCTTGGTATCACGAGCGAGGCCTTGCAGATCCCACTGAGAAGGGATGCGGACCCTCAGGATCTGGGACGCGACGTCATCGGCGTGGCGCTGGCCGTCCTCTTTAGTCGGTGGGTGTGGGAACGAACTCGCAAACGCAGGCAAGGTGTCTTGCTGTTCATGCTGGTCACTCTTGTCGTCATCGCGGTAACGGCGTGGCCGCTGTACCAGGCGATCGGGGCCGTCCAATCGCGATCGCGCGCGTTCCCGACCCTGTTCGACTTCGAGCACGAGTGGCAGCGGTACTACATCGATTCCGTGGGGACCGGAGTCCTGTGGCGTGAATCGCCGAAATCCTGGGAACGTCCCGAGTCGTCGACGGCCGCACGAATCTTCTTTGGTAATCTGCGATTTCCGCGAGTCACTTTCGATGAACTTCACCCGGACTGGACGGAGTACGACCTGCTGGCGTTCGAACTCTTCTCGGAGCAACCGCATGCGGTCAAGATTACGCTGACGATCGATGACGCGAAGCACGATTTCCAGTGGGCCGATCGCTACAATCGGAGGCTCCACATCGCTCCCGGCAGGAACGAGATCCGCATACCTTTGGAGGAGGTCAGGCTGGGTCCTGGTGCTCGCGAGCTGGACCTCCGATCCATCGTGTCCATGTCGCTCTATTTTTCGAACCCTCACGAGACGAGAGTTCTCTGGATCGACGACGTTCGTCTCGAACGGACCGTCGACTAACGGGCACCGACTCGGCGACGCAAGCGTTCCAGTCGTTGGTCTCGAAGCTTTAACGCCGCGGCCCGCATGTCGACGACGCGATCCGATTCGTCGACGATCTCTACACCCAGAACGGTCTCGGTGAGATCCTCGAGGGTTACCAGACCCTCGATCCCCCCGTGCTCGTCGGTGACCATCCCGATGGGTTCGCGGCGACGTAGGATCTGCGCGAGCGCGACATCGACCCGAGCAAGCTCCGGGATGAACGTGATCTTTCGAACGAAGTCATCGAGGCCCCGCTGGGTATCCGTGCCATCGGCCACCGCCCACAGGACGTCTCTGAGAAGCAAATAGCCGACGACGTTCTCGCGATCGCCGCGGAAGAGGGGAATACGGCTGAAGACCTGCGATTCCGTTTGGGCGAGAAGCTCCGCGATCGTGGCCTCGGCGGAGTGCATGTAGACCACGGTGCGGGGGGTCATCACGTCTGCGACTCGGACTTCACGCATGCGCAGGAGGTTTGCCAACATCTTCGATTCGTCGTCGGTGACGGTTCCCTCGGCCGCTGCGTTATCAATGACCGCCTTTAATTCAGAACGTGAGTACACATGTCGTTTGCCGCGGGTAAGCCAGCCGGTCAGGGCGCGAGAGACCCGCAGCAGCGGCCACATGATCCTGATGAGAATTCGAAGCGTGCGACCGGTGAATCCCGCCAGGGGAGCGGCGTACGTCGCACCGATGGTCTTGGGGATGATCTCCGAGAGCACCAGGATGAGCAACGTCAGCACCCCGGAGAAGGCACCGACCCAGGGATCGCCGAACACGCGAGCGGCTTGCGCTCCGGCCATCGTTGCGCCCAGGGTATGTGAGATCGTGTTGAGGATCAGGATCGCGCTGATGGCGTCTTCCAGTTGGCCGCGCCGGATATCGAGGAGATAGCCGGACCCGACCTCACCGGCGTCGCGTTGCTCCGTCAGCGTCGCGTCGCGGGCTGCCAGGAGTCCGGCCTCCAGCAGTGAGCACAGGAAAGAGATACTCAGCGCGAAGCTGACGAACAGCAGAAGGGTGGCCATCGGTGTCGCATTGTACCCCCAAAGAGCCCTCCGGTGTTGTCGTGATTTTCTGTCGAATCACCGTAATGTAGGGCCAGTCGACGTTGTCTGCGGATCTTCCATCGTCTCAATGGCATTGCGTCTGTTGCGCGACTCCTCAAATGACCGTACGCGTTCAGGCATGGAATTGTGCGCGTGTTGGAATCGAATCCGGCAGGTTGCGGTGCTGACCGCGATCCTGATGGGTGTTTCAGCGCCTTCGATCGCTCAGGATGCGGTGGCCGAGCCCCCGTTGCAGAGCACTGAGCTTCCGAGTCTCGGCGATCTTCCCGCCCGCTTCTCCGTCGGGTCGGCACTGCCGGCACTGAGGCGGTCAGAACAGACCCGAGGGTTTGTCGCGGGGCACCTGGTCCCGGGCCTCGTCCGGTCTCTGGACCGCGAAACGAGCTTCCACAGAACGTTCACGGATGTCCACGAGCTCCAGGGGCACGCGCTTTTCGAATACTACGTTGATCGCACCGAGCGCCGTGTGGGGCGCGGCGCCCTCCGGGCGGCCAAGCTCTACATGCTGGAACGAACCGGGCTGGAGTCGGCCATCGACGGCTGGCTCAATCGTCGGGGTCGGGGATCCGTGGCCGATCTTGGCGACGCGTCCGGTGCCTCTCGCGATACGTCCTACGGTGTCGGAATCTCCGGCGGGCTTCCGGAGGCTTCCGTGACCCGTCGCCTGGAGAAGAGTCAGGTGAGGTTGCTGCTTGGCGTACGAGGCCGGTCATCCGTTGAGTACCGTCACCAGCGATTCGAGGGAGTCCGCCTGCGGCTGCACCACGATATCGAAGAGCAGCACACGGGACTGGACCTACGGATCTTCTTCTAGGAAGCGCTCAGTCTCCGCCGGTCTCCTCGGTCGCCGAATCCGGAAACAACAGATCCAGGTCGAGCTTCTCGAAGAGAATCTCCGGCTCTCCGAGCGCCTGCCCGGCCGGAAGGTCGTCGAGTGCGCTTTCCCAACTCAACTCTTCCGAGATGGCTAGCATCTCCGCGACACGCGTCGCGGAGAACGGCATGAACGGAGCCATCAACGTCGCGAGCGCTCGTACGGTTTGTAGGCAGATATTCATCGTCGATCCACATGCCGCGAGATCCGTCTTGCGCTGCTTCCACGGGGCCTTGGTGTCGAGATAGCCATTAGCAGCCCGTGCGAGTGCCATGATCTCTGCAATCGCTGTTCGGAACTGAAACGCCTCGAGTCGCTTCGTGACCGCCGCATGTCGTTCCTCGATCTCGGCGAGATGGGCCAGATCGACCTCGTCTCGCGATCCGATCTCGGGAACACGACCCTCGAAGTTCTTGATCGTAAAGGTCAGAGATCGGTGAATGAAGTTCCCCAACGCATTCACGAGTTCGCCATTGTTGCGTGCGGCGAAGTCCTTCAGGTCGAAAGTCGTTCGTTGGGACTCCGGCGCAATGGTTGTGAGGTAGTAGCGCAACGGATCCGGTGCGAACTGTTTGAGATACTCCTCGACCCAGATCGCCGTGCCTCGGCTCTTGCTGATCTTCTGTTCTTCCTGCCCGGGGAACTTGATATTCACGAAAGCGTTTGCCACGACATTCGACGGCAGTTGGAAGCTGCCTTCGGCCATCAGCATCGCCGGCCAGATCAGTGCGTGGAAGACGGTATTGTCCTCGCCGATGAAGTGAACGATCTTGCAGTCGGGGTCCTTCCACCAGCGTGAGTAGTCCTCGGTGCTCTCGCCCAATCGTCGACAGAGCTCCGCTGTGAAAGAGACGTAACCGATCGGCGCGTCGAACCAGACGTAGAGGACCTTACCCTCGGCGTCCGGGTCATCGAGTGGAACCGGGATGCCCCAGTCGAGATCGCGGGTCATAGCGCGTTCAGGAAGGCCCTGCTTGATCTGGCCCAGAATGAAGTTCAGAACCGTTTCGCGCCACGCGGGACCCTCTTGTGGGGCACGATGGGACTCTAACCATTTTCGAAGGGGTTCCTCGAAGTCCTGAAGTCGAAGATACCAATGGGTCGTGTCCCGTAACTCCGGCCGTGTGCCGGTGATCGTGCTGACGGGATCTCCAAGTTGGGTTGGGTCGATCGCGTTCCCGCACGATTCGCACTGATCCCCAAATGCCTCGGGGTGCTGACACGGCGTGCCGTCGGCACCGTCGTGATAGCAGCGACCCTTGACGTAGCGATCGGGGAGAAACTGCTTTGCCTCAACGTCATAGAGTTGCGAACTGGTGCGCTTCGTGAAGTAGCCCTTCTCGTGGATCTTCAGGAAGAACTCCTGGCTGAATCGCTCGTGTTGTTCCACGAACTCTCGCTGGTGCGTTCCGCCGAAGATATCGAAGCGGATTCCCAACCCCTCGAAGTCCGCCGCTTGGCGCCGATTATAATGAGCCGTCAACTCCTCGACGGGTCGGCCTTCTTTCCGCGCACTGATGAGCGAGGCGACACCGTTGTCGTCACTGCCGCAGACGAAGCGAACCTCCTCACCTCGGGCGCGGAGGTATCGAACGTAGGTGTCGGCAGGAAGGTAGGCCCCGCCGATATGACCGACATGAAGCCGGCCGTTGGAGTACGGCAATCCGGACGTTATAAGATGTCGTCGCTTGTTCATCTGGTCTCTCTATTCATCCGCTCTTGCATGATCGGCTCAACGACGATCGGGACCCCGTTCCGAACCAACTCGCATTCGAGTTTGTTGCCCACACCGGCTCCCGCGACGAGGATCGCGAGTTGATGCTGAGACGCGACGTCTTGACCGCCGATGGTCACGAGTAGGTCTCCGACACGCACCCCGGCCGTCTCGGCGGGGCTTCCCTCGGCGACCGCGGACACTAGAACTCCAGCCTTCTCGCTCCCGCCGAAATGTTGTTGGAGGGAGGCCGGTAGGCTGATCGATTCGACGCCCATGTGGGCGCGTCGCAGGGCACGCCGCTCGCGTTCCAGCGGTCTGGCACCGATCTGGATTCGCAGATCTCGGACCGCCCGTCCACGCTTGATGGTCAGTGTGGCCCAGGCTCCCGGCTCGTGGGCACGCACCAGGTCGATCAGCTCGCGAGAGTGTTCGATGCCCTGTCCATCGAACGCCAGGATCGAGTCTCGTGCACGAACTCCGGCCTCATCGGCGGGCCCACTCACGACGACTCGACCGACCAGAAGCGGTTCGCGATCGTCATTCACGACAGATGCAGGATGAGGTCCCAGAGGGTTGCCGAAGGTCAATCCAACCCAGCCGGGCTCTCGTCCGTCTTCAACTGCGCTGGCAGGGGCGGCGGTGAGGGCGATCCACGCCAGGACACCGACCGCGATGGCTACGCTCGTTCGCATCCGCCCCATGGTACTCGATGGTCAGTCGTGCGTCGTGTTCTCGAAAAATCGAATCCCGTACCCGGCGAGCTCGTCGAGTATCGGTTCGTAGATCACGGGTTGATTGGGGATCCAGACGCCCGGTTCGATCTTGGCGCCGGCGAGAATATTTCTGGCAGCGATTGCGGCCGGTAGGGATACCGTTCGAGACGTCGCAGAATCGCCGTCCGGGTCGCCATAGCTCTCGAGGATCGACACCGTCGTCTCCGTGCTGCCGTCGGGAAAACGGCAGACGAGCTCATGTCGCATCAGGACCATGTCTCGCTGCTCCGGCTCGTAGGACATGCGGTCGTTGAACAGCTTCGCCAACAAGTCAACTCCCGAACCGTCAACATCGGGGAGTGGTGTCTCGTCGAACAGCCCGACCCACGCCATGCGATCCAGGATGTCGTCGTGTTCGGGGATGCCGAGGAACTCCGTGACCCGATTGCGTGGCGATGCGCTGGACGCCGGGAGCGTCTCGCAGGTCCACGAGGCCCAGGTGGAACCCCGGCGCCACGGTGACTCTCGGTGGAACAGATCCAGTTTGACCAACGCCAACATCGCTCGGCACCATCCGGGGTAGCGGATGGTGCCCCGACGGATGGAATCGATGCCCCGGAGCGAGTACTTCTCGATGTAGGGCATCGAGTCTCGGTTGGGGTACATCTCGAAATCGCCGACGCCCTCCACGGGGTAGTCCGTTTGATGATTGAATAACTCCGGCCCCGGAATCTCGACGACCTCGCCGTTCTTCAGGTAGCGAGCCGGGTTGAGGCCTGCCAGCAAGGCGCCACGAGGACTCCAGGAGAAACGGTACTTCCACGGGTTGTCTGCGGCCTCGGGAGACGGGAGTCCGCCCGTGCAACTCGAGAACTTTTCGACGCGACCTCCCCGTTTGCGCGCGTCATCGATGATGCGCAGAGCCGACATGTGGTCCAGTCCGGGGTCCAGTCCGACCTCGTTCAGGACGATCACCCCGGCCTCTCGAGCCGCGTTATCGAGGGCCTGCATGCCCTCGGAGAGGTAGGAGGCCGTGACGAGGTGCACATGGTGATCGATGGCGAATCTGGCGACTCGGGGGTGAAAGTCGAAGGGCACAAGACTCACGACGAGATCGCAGTCTGCGACCAGGGGTACCACTTCCTCGTCCCGTGTTACATCGACTGCGAGCCCGGTACCAAGCGGATGCCCGTCGATCAGGGCCTTCGCATCCCGTTCATACAGCGATCCCACGGTGACGCGGGTGTCACCAAGATCCAGGAAGTAACGGACGATGGGGCGGCTAACGAGGCCGGCACCGAGGATCAAGATCTTCCGCACAATCAAACTCCGCCGGCGCGAAATTACGCGTCCAGATACTCGCCGAGAAACGCGAACGGTTTCGTCAGAGATCCCCGATGGGTGATAATCGCATTGCGAAGACTCGTCGGTAGTTCCAGTTCGCTCCACGCACGGGACCAATCACAGCGAGCGAGCAGGGGAACGAATCGTACGAGCGTGTCGCCGAAGTGCTGGGATGATTCGACCGGGAGCTGACACGGCAGATTGTCCACCGTCATCATGATGGGGCCCCGGCCCTCGACTCCGTGGCGGATCCCACCGTTTTCCGGGTCGTAGACGAATACCGGGTCGCCGGGTTCGGTCGCCTCGACGGTCGTCTCGATCCCCCCGCCGATATCGCACGAGATGTCGGCAATAACCCGGAGCGATGGGGCGTCGCCGCTCCAGAGCGACTTGACGTCGTCGACCGAGACGATCCGTGGTTGATCCGGGCTCCAGAACGAACCGTGGCACAGCATCGTCAGGTGCGGAAGCCATTCCGGCATCCGACTCTCGTAGCGATCCGGATGTTCGCTGAACTCGTCGGCATCGTACCCACCGTCTTCCTTCCGTCGTACACGGTGTTTGCGCTCGAAGACGACCTTGTGGACGGTCTTGCGGGAGAGCCGGTCGTTCGTGACCAGGGTCGCCAGATCCTCCGGAGCGATTTCCAGCGTGGGTAGTCGGTCATATACCTCTTGCGCACCTCGCGAGACGTTTCCGTGGCCGGTAAACCCGCAAACGATCGGTTGCTGGGACATCTCCAATCCGTTATGTCGCAACGTCTCGCCGACCCTGGAGATGTGATGGGTCGCCTCGTCAAGGTTGGAGTAGTCGTGGGCCAATCGGATGTCCCTGAACGGGGTCGTGAGCCCTTCGTATTCAAAACGTTTTCCGAGGGCCCACAGCGAGTTGATCATTCCCGCGTATCCGGCATGCTGGCCGAAGAAAATCAGGCGCTTCTCACGCTCGTCAACGATGTACTCGTAGTCGATCAGTGTTGACCGGGACTCCAGGAGCCGACGTAGGAGCGGCATGTTGTGGGATTGACCCTTCGCCGTGTGGGAAAAAAACAGGTAGACCCGGTTGTCTTCAATTTTATCGACCGGGATCTCCTTGATCCCGAAGACGATCCGACAATCTTCCACGCTGGGTCGGATCTCCGCGCCGGCGTGGGTGTAGTCCAGGGTCGGGAATGCGCGATGGGGCGAAGGCTGGACGACGAACCGCAGATCGGAGTGCTCACCCAATTCCGCAATATGATCGGGTGTCAGGGGTGAACGACGCTCCCAGTGATTCTTGTCCTCGGCGCGGATTCCAAGCATACGAATCTCGTTCATCGATAGCGTCCAGCACTGTGTTGGAATCCGAGGAGTCTAGCAGACCGTTCTATTCCAGTTTTTCGCCCTCGATCCGCGAGGCCCGCGGCGGAGCGAGCCGCCGGACCACGACCCGGTCCGTACGATCGAAAACAAGATGGCCACGGATCAACCGTGGTCGCCGTTCGAAGTCGCCGGGAAGACGTGCGTCGATATCGACCGGAGTCGGTCGGTCGCCGGCGCTTCCGATCCGATGAGCGAGAGAACTCCCGTCGAAGAGGAGGAGTTCATCACCGGCGAGACCCTGCGCCGGGGTTCTCAGGGCCCACGGGTTGTCGGCATCCCCCCCGCCGAGCGAGATCGGGTCGTAGGCGAAGATCTCGCCACCGTCGCCGTCGATGATGTCGAAGCGCCCAAACCGTCCTTCGGTGATGAATCGATCGTGTCCCACGACCCGCAATGCGGATGTCGAAAAGCGATGCGGGCGGCGCCACGCCTCGATGAGCGTGGCCGGGTCGTCGGCGGAGCGCTCCAGGCCGACCAGCGCCTCCGCCGTCGAGAGCACCAATCGGGACCCGCCGCGAATCGCGGTGACTCCGTAGACCGGTTCTCCGGCATCGTGCTCGAGACGGGGTTTGCCGTTCAGGCCCAGAATCGTGACGCGGGTCCCGGATCGACACGCTCCGGCGCGAGGCCAGCCGACGATCGATGTCCCGTCCGCGCCGAATGAGAGGTAGAGGTCCTCCTGGATCTCCCAGAGAAGGGTTCCATCCGATCCCAACAACGATCCACCCCCACCATGGCAATCGCCCTCGCCGGCCGGACGGCGGACGAGCAGCATGCCGCCATCGGGGGACAGCTCGAGTCCGTCGCTGCGATGGGGCAGATCGATTATCCGCTGCCGCACGCCCCGTCGGTACAGCAGAGCATCCGCCTCGTGGTCGATGTTGGAGATCTGCACGACGATCTCGTCACCGACAACATCGACGTCGGGTGAAGCGCGAAACTGCCAACCCTCCGGCGGTTCGAGATGAACATCTCCGGCGCCGGACGCGGAGGCGCCCAACATCACGACGAGGAGGCCGGTCGCGACGTGG is drawn from Acidobacteriota bacterium and contains these coding sequences:
- a CDS encoding 1-acyl-sn-glycerol-3-phosphate acyltransferase, with amino-acid sequence MKSAAKETRTFRFARRFVRLLLQMFFREVEVVGLENVPSDRGGLFVSWHPNALVDPALILASTPRNVAFGARHGLFSVPILGSLMRAIGSVPIYRAHDRDSGETDERRQRNRNSLDQLAGRIAGGAWSVLFPEGESHDLPHPKVLKSGAARLYYRARTIGGEGSPTPAIVPVGLHYDRKLFFRSRALVWFHPPLTVPACLDLTPPADEDDTSALARAGQLTEQIEASLSEAVHATEDWTIHRLLHRGRRVVQTESAAREGRKTGRPTVRESTEAFATIRRAYYLGKSAMPDRVRRMRSRMRSYDAQLRILGIRDRDLDGRPSLGSPWLPILLLLQAVFVFLLLPPVLLVGYVVNLPAAFFVSVLARQGASKPKDIASLKILIGSLVFPVSWVGAGVTAALIESRLREAFPSLPAHPILIGVLITSFAILGGLMSLRYLRLSRETIGSLRIRLTRLRQRKTIQRLRTERSSLYDELLAIASALDAERVS
- a CDS encoding hemolysin family protein, producing MATLLLFVSFALSISFLCSLLEAGLLAARDATLTEQRDAGEVGSGYLLDIRRGQLEDAISAILILNTISHTLGATMAGAQAARVFGDPWVGAFSGVLTLLILVLSEIIPKTIGATYAAPLAGFTGRTLRILIRIMWPLLRVSRALTGWLTRGKRHVYSRSELKAVIDNAAAEGTVTDDESKMLANLLRMREVRVADVMTPRTVVYMHSAEATIAELLAQTESQVFSRIPLFRGDRENVVGYLLLRDVLWAVADGTDTQRGLDDFVRKITFIPELARVDVALAQILRRREPIGMVTDEHGGIEGLVTLEDLTETVLGVEIVDESDRVVDMRAAALKLRDQRLERLRRRVGAR
- the metG gene encoding methionine--tRNA ligase, with translation MNKRRHLITSGLPYSNGRLHVGHIGGAYLPADTYVRYLRARGEEVRFVCGSDDNGVASLISARKEGRPVEELTAHYNRRQAADFEGLGIRFDIFGGTHQREFVEQHERFSQEFFLKIHEKGYFTKRTSSQLYDVEAKQFLPDRYVKGRCYHDGADGTPCQHPEAFGDQCESCGNAIDPTQLGDPVSTITGTRPELRDTTHWYLRLQDFEEPLRKWLESHRAPQEGPAWRETVLNFILGQIKQGLPERAMTRDLDWGIPVPLDDPDAEGKVLYVWFDAPIGYVSFTAELCRRLGESTEDYSRWWKDPDCKIVHFIGEDNTVFHALIWPAMLMAEGSFQLPSNVVANAFVNIKFPGQEEQKISKSRGTAIWVEEYLKQFAPDPLRYYLTTIAPESQRTTFDLKDFAARNNGELVNALGNFIHRSLTFTIKNFEGRVPEIGSRDEVDLAHLAEIEERHAAVTKRLEAFQFRTAIAEIMALARAANGYLDTKAPWKQRKTDLAACGSTMNICLQTVRALATLMAPFMPFSATRVAEMLAISEELSWESALDDLPAGQALGEPEILFEKLDLDLLFPDSATEETGGD
- a CDS encoding PDZ domain-containing protein, which encodes MRTSVAIAVGVLAWIALTAAPASAVEDGREPGWVGLTFGNPLGPHPASVVNDDREPLLVGRVVVSGPADEAGVRARDSILAFDGQGIEHSRELIDLVRAHEPGAWATLTIKRGRAVRDLRIQIGARPLERERRALRRAHMGVESISLPASLQQHFGGSEKAGVLVSAVAEGSPAETAGVRVGDLLVTIGGQDVASQHQLAILVAGAGVGNKLECELVRNGVPIVVEPIMQERMNRETR
- a CDS encoding saccharopine dehydrogenase NADP-binding domain-containing protein; protein product: MRKILILGAGLVSRPIVRYFLDLGDTRVTVGSLYERDAKALIDGHPLGTGLAVDVTRDEEVVPLVADCDLVVSLVPFDFHPRVARFAIDHHVHLVTASYLSEGMQALDNAAREAGVIVLNEVGLDPGLDHMSALRIIDDARKRGGRVEKFSSCTGGLPSPEAADNPWKYRFSWSPRGALLAGLNPARYLKNGEVVEIPGPELFNHQTDYPVEGVGDFEMYPNRDSMPYIEKYSLRGIDSIRRGTIRYPGWCRAMLALVKLDLFHRESPWRRGSTWASWTCETLPASSASPRNRVTEFLGIPEHDDILDRMAWVGLFDETPLPDVDGSGVDLLAKLFNDRMSYEPEQRDMVLMRHELVCRFPDGSTETTVSILESYGDPDGDSATSRTVSLPAAIAARNILAGAKIEPGVWIPNQPVIYEPILDELAGYGIRFFENTTHD